One genomic window of Magnetovibrio sp. PR-2 includes the following:
- a CDS encoding GIY-YIG nuclease family protein, whose product MKQPCVYILTNKRNGTLYVGVTSNLAKRISEHKSDAVDGFSKEHSLHTLVHAEFLETMEDAIVREKRIKKWRRAWKLELIEKDNPDWRDLSEDV is encoded by the coding sequence ATGAAGCAACCTTGCGTTTATATCCTTACCAACAAACGAAACGGTACGCTGTATGTTGGTGTGACCAGCAACCTCGCAAAACGGATCAGCGAGCACAAATCAGATGCCGTGGATGGGTTTTCTAAGGAGCACAGCTTACATACGCTTGTTCATGCGGAATTCCTCGAAACCATGGAAGACGCCATTGTCCGCGAAAAGCGGATTAAAAAATGGCGGCGGGCTTGGAAGTTGGAGCTGATCGAAAAAGACAATCCAGATTGGCGCGACTTATCCGAAGACGTCTAG
- a CDS encoding CBS domain-containing protein, translating to MIFKNVEQLLAVRKPISVALNDTVQDIAEKMALTDERAVAVVEDQKVVGILSEKDIVQKCVATGGDAAQTQAASIMTPKPVTIDAGASVVEAIDKMVGSGFHHLPVIKDNDFIGLIFADDVPEEYRMLLERYKELKG from the coding sequence ATGATCTTTAAAAACGTCGAACAGCTGCTGGCCGTGCGCAAACCGATTTCGGTTGCCTTAAACGATACGGTCCAAGACATCGCCGAAAAAATGGCCCTCACCGATGAGCGCGCCGTTGCTGTGGTTGAGGATCAAAAGGTGGTCGGCATCTTGTCGGAAAAAGACATCGTGCAAAAATGCGTCGCCACGGGTGGTGACGCCGCTCAAACACAGGCCGCATCCATCATGACGCCGAAACCGGTGACAATTGACGCCGGGGCTTCGGTCGTTGAAGCCATCGACAAAATGGTCGGCAGCGGCTTTCACCATCTGCCCGTGATCAAAGACAACGATTTCATCGGCTTGATTTTCGCCGACGATGTCCCGGAAGAATACCGGATGCTGTTGGAGCGTTATAAGGAATTGAAGGGCTAG
- the rplI gene encoding 50S ribosomal protein L9 has product MEVILLERIEKLGQMGDIVKVKPGYARNFLLPRHKALRATEANKAHFEAQRAQLEANNLKLREEADAVATKLNGLSVTLIRQAGEAGQLYGSVNARDIANSVTEAGFTVTRNQVKLADPIKYLGLYEVSVSLHPEVSVSVTANVARSEDEATIQAETGKAVTGGDEEADQEAAAELEAIFEEGAAEAAAEELAAEDGEDAQDALIAEAAEEETAE; this is encoded by the coding sequence ATGGAAGTCATTCTGCTTGAACGCATCGAAAAGCTCGGCCAAATGGGCGACATCGTCAAAGTCAAACCCGGTTATGCCCGTAACTTCTTGCTGCCGCGCCACAAAGCGCTGCGCGCCACGGAAGCCAATAAAGCTCACTTCGAAGCGCAACGCGCTCAGTTGGAAGCCAACAACTTAAAGCTTCGCGAAGAAGCCGACGCGGTTGCCACCAAACTGAACGGCCTGTCTGTCACCTTGATCCGTCAAGCTGGCGAAGCTGGTCAATTGTACGGTTCCGTCAACGCCCGCGACATCGCCAACAGCGTGACCGAAGCCGGCTTCACCGTGACCCGTAACCAAGTGAAATTGGCAGACCCGATCAAGTACTTAGGTCTTTACGAAGTCAGTGTTTCTCTGCACCCGGAAGTTTCCGTCTCCGTGACCGCCAACGTTGCGCGTTCCGAAGACGAAGCCACCATCCAAGCCGAAACCGGCAAAGCCGTCACCGGTGGTGATGAAGAAGCCGATCAAGAAGCGGCTGCTGAACTGGAAGCCATCTTCGAAGAAGGCGCTGCGGAAGCGGCTGCGGAAGAGCTGGCTGCTGAAGACGGCGAAGACGCACAAGACGCGCTCATCGCTGAAGCGGCTGAAGAAGAAACCGCTGAATAA
- a CDS encoding DUF2232 domain-containing protein — translation MKHTLLAVMAGILSGALALASMSGSSFAVLFLSWVHPLPLFYAGLALGTRPALVAAASSVLVLSVVHPHLGAVFGLIFAVPVWVTIRLLLTGPSGAVRSIPEDQSPRSTEGPETSSTFQDRIIGRVDDWNGEIQGAPRDLGWFPVGHVLAAQAAIGAAYLLGTSMLTGGHLEHNVTEVLNAFASTVAGAQGADVLQDAITRMVPYFPGLFVGMWMLLGLVLNMVMAQALLAKGGRNIRPTPRFRELTLPDVLSWALVVCALLALVSPGEIGYVARNATIALTIPFFMLGLSVVHKLAGMTPLPGAILALTYLVMIFTGWLAFLIAGIGILEQWVGLRKRMDRPDEH, via the coding sequence ATGAAACATACGCTTCTTGCTGTTATGGCCGGGATTTTGAGCGGCGCTTTGGCTCTGGCGAGTATGTCAGGCTCATCGTTCGCCGTCCTTTTCCTGTCCTGGGTGCATCCTCTGCCTTTGTTTTATGCAGGGCTTGCGCTGGGGACCCGACCGGCACTTGTTGCTGCGGCTTCGTCCGTGCTTGTGTTGTCGGTGGTCCACCCACATTTGGGGGCTGTCTTTGGGCTCATATTTGCCGTGCCCGTGTGGGTGACAATCCGGCTTTTGCTGACGGGACCAAGCGGTGCTGTCCGTTCGATCCCGGAAGACCAGTCGCCACGCTCAACGGAAGGACCGGAGACGTCTTCGACCTTCCAAGACCGCATCATCGGTCGCGTGGACGATTGGAACGGCGAGATACAAGGCGCGCCCCGCGATTTGGGTTGGTTCCCCGTAGGGCATGTTTTGGCCGCACAGGCCGCCATCGGTGCCGCTTATCTTTTGGGCACATCGATGCTGACCGGCGGGCATTTGGAACACAACGTGACGGAAGTGCTGAACGCTTTTGCCAGCACCGTCGCAGGCGCTCAAGGGGCGGACGTGCTCCAAGACGCCATCACGCGTATGGTCCCGTACTTCCCCGGCTTGTTTGTCGGGATGTGGATGTTGTTGGGACTGGTTTTGAATATGGTCATGGCCCAAGCGCTGTTGGCCAAGGGCGGACGAAACATCCGCCCGACACCGAGATTTCGGGAACTCACCCTTCCCGATGTGCTCAGCTGGGCCCTGGTTGTCTGCGCCTTACTGGCGTTGGTGAGCCCGGGCGAAATCGGCTACGTCGCGCGCAATGCTACCATTGCCCTGACGATACCGTTTTTCATGCTGGGGCTTTCGGTGGTGCACAAATTGGCGGGGATGACCCCGCTGCCGGGCGCTATTTTGGCGCTCACGTATCTGGTGATGATCTTTACGGGCTGGTTGGCCTTTCTCATCGCTGGTATTGGAATTTTGGAACAATGGGTCGGTTTACGCAAACGCATGGACCGCCCCGACGAACACTAA
- the rpsR gene encoding 30S ribosomal protein S18 encodes MARRPFFRGRKSCPFTGPNAPKIDFRDTKLLSRYVSERGKIVPSRITAVSAKKQRELAQAIKRARYLGLLPYVIK; translated from the coding sequence ATGGCCCGTCGTCCTTTCTTTCGTGGTCGCAAATCCTGCCCGTTCACGGGTCCGAATGCGCCGAAAATCGATTTCCGCGACACCAAGTTGCTGAGCCGCTATGTATCTGAGCGTGGCAAAATCGTGCCGAGCCGTATCACCGCCGTTTCTGCAAAGAAACAACGTGAACTGGCTCAAGCGATCAAGCGCGCCCGTTACCTCGGCTTGCTGCCTTACGTCATTAAGTAA
- the rpsF gene encoding 30S ribosomal protein S6: MPFYESVIIARQDLSTQQVESLTEAMTGVVTENGGKVEKTEQWGLRSIAYKIKKNRKGHYTQLSMDAPAAAVSELERQLRLNEDVLRSLTLRVEEIDQEPSAILTAKASRDERPRRGDRDDRPRRDDRPRRDDRPKRDTAEESKGEE; encoded by the coding sequence ATGCCTTTTTACGAGAGCGTTATCATCGCTCGTCAAGATTTGTCGACCCAACAGGTCGAAAGCTTGACCGAAGCCATGACCGGCGTAGTCACCGAAAACGGTGGTAAAGTCGAAAAAACCGAGCAATGGGGCCTGCGTTCCATCGCTTACAAAATCAAGAAAAACCGCAAAGGTCACTACACCCAGCTGAGCATGGACGCCCCCGCGGCTGCCGTTTCCGAGCTGGAACGCCAACTGCGTCTGAACGAAGACGTGTTGCGCTCCCTGACTTTGCGCGTGGAAGAAATCGATCAAGAGCCCAGCGCGATTTTGACGGCTAAAGCCAGCCGTGACGAACGCCCGCGCCGTGGCGACCGTGATGATCGTCCGCGCCGTGACGACCGTCCGCGCCGTGATGATCGTCCGAAGCGTGACACCGCTGAAGAAAGCAAAGGAGAAGAGTAA
- a CDS encoding type II toxin-antitoxin system RelE/ParE family toxin yields the protein MPNFSISEFAQDQIDAIALNIFSNNPGAVDPFLIEFKAAFALRAGMPRMGPVRPELDGAPRALLYETYVALYDIYTDPDDGGEGIEIVAVFDQREDIEGKFSR from the coding sequence ATGCCAAATTTTTCTATTTCTGAATTCGCTCAGGATCAAATTGACGCCATTGCTCTGAATATTTTCTCAAACAATCCCGGCGCAGTAGATCCCTTTCTTATCGAATTTAAAGCAGCTTTTGCCTTGCGAGCGGGGATGCCGCGTATGGGGCCGGTGCGCCCCGAGCTGGATGGTGCCCCACGCGCCTTGTTGTATGAAACTTATGTCGCGCTGTATGATATTTATACAGATCCTGACGACGGTGGTGAAGGCATCGAGATCGTCGCAGTGTTCGATCAAAGAGAAGATATTGAAGGCAAATTTAGCCGCTGA
- a CDS encoding PD-(D/E)XK nuclease superfamily protein: MFALWFPIRLVYLFENAQHRYPESHVVLVVDGTGWRDGAIAWLRQKAAYHAQSKSMTDSKVIEVMNYQDFKTWALRFAD; encoded by the coding sequence GTGTTCGCTTTATGGTTTCCAATACGGCTTGTCTACCTTTTCGAAAATGCACAGCACCGCTATCCGGAATCGCACGTGGTTCTTGTCGTCGATGGAACGGGCTGGCGTGACGGAGCCATCGCGTGGTTGCGCCAAAAGGCAGCTTACCATGCCCAAAGCAAAAGCATGACGGACAGCAAAGTGATTGAGGTCATGAATTATCAAGACTTTAAAACGTGGGCCCTGCGCTTTGCAGACTAA
- a CDS encoding DNA adenine methylase, with translation MMANSLNTSFQPILPQPFLKWPGGKRRLVSQIRAAMPDEFGTYFEPFIGGGAVFFDHVPPGAFISDFNPEVANVYNVVKHKVWELMSDLRRHPIDKKYYYRLRNADRSPDFQQWDAVKRASRFIYLNKTTFNGHVRVNSRGFANNAFGHPQPKSLFDADNLLACHHALRQTRIWQGCFTMVENLPKGGDFVYFDPPYVPKTNALSPRAAVEYTHVNFGSDMQLKLKELCDRLDKRGVRFMVSNTACPFIDELYGNYRVQRVNIRHVFSAKGSQRNMTQEALVTNY, from the coding sequence ATGATGGCAAACTCACTCAACACTTCGTTCCAGCCGATCCTCCCCCAGCCATTCCTCAAATGGCCGGGCGGAAAACGGCGGTTGGTCAGCCAAATCCGTGCCGCAATGCCCGACGAATTTGGCACGTACTTCGAACCCTTTATCGGCGGTGGGGCGGTTTTTTTCGACCATGTGCCGCCGGGTGCCTTTATTTCGGACTTTAATCCAGAGGTTGCCAACGTCTACAACGTCGTCAAGCACAAGGTGTGGGAGTTGATGTCGGACTTGCGCCGTCATCCTATTGATAAAAAATATTACTACCGTCTGCGCAATGCAGACCGAAGTCCTGACTTTCAGCAGTGGGACGCTGTCAAACGGGCCAGCCGTTTTATTTACCTCAACAAAACCACGTTCAATGGGCATGTGCGGGTGAACAGCCGGGGATTTGCCAACAATGCTTTTGGCCATCCTCAACCGAAATCATTATTCGACGCAGACAACCTGTTGGCGTGCCACCACGCTTTACGTCAAACGCGGATTTGGCAGGGGTGTTTCACGATGGTCGAAAACTTGCCCAAAGGCGGCGACTTCGTCTATTTCGACCCGCCATATGTGCCCAAAACCAACGCGTTAAGCCCTCGCGCGGCGGTGGAATATACCCACGTGAATTTCGGCTCAGACATGCAATTGAAACTGAAAGAACTGTGTGACCGCCTGGACAAGCGCGGTGTTCGTTTTATGGTTTCCAATACGGCTTGTCCCTTTATCGACGAGTTGTATGGTAACTATCGCGTGCAACGGGTTAATATTCGTCACGTGTTCAGCGCTAAGGGCTCTCAGCGCAACATGACGCAAGAAGCCCTCGTGACCAATTATTAA
- a CDS encoding PD-(D/E)XK nuclease superfamily protein — MKYRFSVWVGLLVCALVCFVEPVLGKDVKPHADANTTGAVFEQRIEDLLVSYDFHVVPYVSWRDTNDKSQFGKRLLLTNAPYTNIYGGQGRSEFLVLADGKLTGAIRIEAKWKQSPGSTDERLVYLFENAQHRYPESHVVLVVDGTGWRDGAIAWLRQKAAYHAQSKSMTDSKVIEVMNFQEFKTWARHFAD, encoded by the coding sequence TTGAAATACCGTTTTTCCGTTTGGGTTGGCTTGCTGGTTTGCGCACTGGTTTGTTTTGTCGAGCCGGTCCTGGGCAAAGATGTCAAACCGCATGCGGACGCGAACACGACGGGGGCGGTCTTTGAACAACGCATCGAAGATTTGCTTGTCTCTTATGATTTTCACGTTGTGCCCTATGTGTCTTGGCGCGACACCAATGACAAAAGCCAGTTTGGCAAACGGCTTTTGTTGACAAACGCGCCCTACACCAACATTTACGGCGGGCAGGGACGTTCGGAATTTCTCGTGTTGGCGGACGGTAAGCTGACAGGGGCCATCCGCATCGAAGCCAAATGGAAACAAAGCCCCGGGTCTACGGATGAACGGCTTGTCTACCTTTTCGAAAATGCACAGCACCGCTATCCGGAATCACATGTGGTTCTTGTCGTTGATGGAACGGGCTGGCGTGACGGAGCCATCGCGTGGCTGCGCCAAAAGGCCGCTTATCATGCCCAAAGCAAAAGCATGACGGACAGCAAAGTGATTGAGGTCATGAATTTTCAAGAATTCAAAACGTGGGCCCGGCACTTTGCAGACTAA
- a CDS encoding GGDEF domain-containing protein — protein MIEDFVRFLKNPLKVFSLSREDLDQLIHAGNHSHYVDRHRAGIMIERVRVVAAAFSLLTFAWIGLDYIAFEHDTWVTLAIMRVISTLVFIGLILPWNFEKHLSIGFVMLVLLMFNPPIFYVASHVLFQGEELSTLGTLITTVYTMLPYIIIAGLSIFPLTALEAVLFALPVILMTVITPQWAGTGTVTESLATVWILVLILGIYLMAGMSQLHSMISLVHRASKDPLTDLLTRRTGAEIIDLYFRISTLHNTPFSVVFIDLDHFKSINDNYGHEAGDAALKHTAHMLHDYLRRSDVIVRWGGEEMVAVLPNTDMDGIKLILERVLKDWFGPRPDGKPLTASIGVAERISDDIDDWPELVEKADGRMYQAKKSGRARAIICDDEVLLSDVPANTGSGR, from the coding sequence GTGATCGAAGACTTTGTGCGCTTTTTGAAAAATCCTTTAAAGGTCTTTAGCCTGTCGCGCGAAGATTTGGATCAGTTGATCCACGCGGGCAACCATTCTCACTACGTCGATCGCCACCGCGCCGGAATCATGATCGAGCGCGTGCGCGTCGTCGCGGCCGCATTCTCTTTGCTGACCTTTGCCTGGATCGGGCTCGATTACATTGCCTTTGAGCACGACACCTGGGTGACGCTGGCCATCATGCGGGTGATTTCGACCTTGGTGTTTATCGGCTTGATCTTGCCGTGGAATTTTGAAAAACACCTGTCCATCGGCTTTGTCATGTTGGTGCTGTTGATGTTCAACCCGCCGATCTTTTACGTGGCGTCGCACGTCCTGTTCCAAGGCGAAGAACTGAGCACGTTGGGCACGCTGATCACCACCGTCTACACCATGCTGCCCTACATCATCATCGCCGGTCTTTCGATTTTTCCGCTGACCGCACTGGAAGCCGTGCTGTTTGCGCTGCCGGTTATTTTGATGACCGTCATCACGCCGCAATGGGCGGGAACGGGCACGGTGACGGAAAGCTTGGCCACCGTGTGGATTTTGGTGCTAATCTTGGGCATCTATCTGATGGCGGGCATGAGCCAGCTGCATTCCATGATCTCGTTGGTACACCGGGCGTCCAAAGACCCGCTCACCGACCTGCTTACACGACGCACAGGCGCGGAGATCATCGATCTCTACTTCCGCATCTCAACCCTGCACAACACACCATTTTCGGTCGTTTTTATCGATCTGGATCACTTCAAATCCATCAACGACAACTACGGCCACGAAGCCGGCGACGCGGCGTTGAAACACACCGCCCATATGCTCCACGACTACCTACGACGATCCGACGTTATTGTGCGCTGGGGTGGCGAAGAAATGGTCGCCGTCCTGCCCAACACGGACATGGACGGCATCAAGTTGATCTTGGAACGGGTCCTCAAAGACTGGTTCGGCCCCCGCCCCGACGGCAAACCGCTGACGGCCAGCATCGGCGTGGCAGAGCGCATCTCCGACGACATCGACGACTGGCCCGAACTGGTCGAAAAAGCCGACGGGCGCATGTATCAAGCCAAAAAATCCGGCCGCGCGCGGGCGATTATTTGTGACGATGAAGTGTTGCTGTCCGACGTTCCGGCGAATACGGGGTCGGGGCGCTGA
- a CDS encoding DUF1223 domain-containing protein has product MKTMRPLHLIFGVFAAFSLSSAQAETDLTTPAPVVVELFTSQSCSSCPPADKLLGKLAQNPNVIAFSCHVTYWDHLNWRDTLSRKFCTERQRAYAAFMKSRQIYTPQMVVNGEHGFVGSNRSDALKYMSSSAVVGIELQAQDGVLVARMPDLGKSAEAQTLWLIRYHDSHTQDIPSGENRGRTITYTNSIETLDQVDTWDGTAVELRFELPEGEAQNPGFALLAQPQGFGPISAAGRL; this is encoded by the coding sequence ATGAAGACCATGAGACCTTTACACCTGATTTTCGGCGTTTTCGCCGCGTTTTCGCTCTCCTCAGCGCAAGCCGAGACAGATCTCACGACCCCGGCACCCGTGGTCGTGGAGCTGTTCACTTCACAAAGCTGTTCTAGCTGCCCGCCTGCGGACAAGCTGTTGGGCAAGCTTGCGCAAAACCCCAACGTGATCGCGTTCAGCTGTCACGTGACCTATTGGGATCATTTGAACTGGCGCGACACGCTGAGCCGTAAGTTCTGTACCGAGCGCCAACGCGCCTACGCCGCCTTCATGAAGTCGCGCCAAATCTACACCCCCCAGATGGTGGTGAACGGCGAGCATGGGTTTGTCGGCTCGAACCGCTCCGACGCGCTAAAATATATGTCCTCTTCCGCGGTGGTTGGGATCGAATTGCAAGCCCAAGACGGCGTTTTGGTTGCCCGTATGCCCGATTTGGGCAAAAGTGCAGAGGCGCAGACCCTATGGCTGATCCGCTATCACGACAGCCACACCCAAGACATCCCGTCGGGCGAAAACCGGGGCCGTACCATCACCTACACCAACTCCATCGAAACCTTGGACCAGGTGGACACCTGGGACGGAACGGCCGTGGAATTGCGTTTTGAATTGCCAGAAGGCGAAGCCCAAAACCCAGGTTTCGCCCTGCTCGCCCAACCCCAAGGCTTTGGGCCGATCTCGGCGGCTGGCCGACTTTAG
- a CDS encoding TIGR04255 family protein, which translates to MSASLPEWPAKKPDFESPPVSEVAISVQFEPIQGLNPFHIGRLWEESYRKQYPSAEQKAPLPYVIEKFGKPEKGETGISILQGVPPVRHWFYNKKGTELIQIQNDKFVFNWRQTKKREKYPRYEDVIKKYKRHLKKFIAFLKANEIGELVPNQCEVTYVNAVGRETGASSHAKVADFIAPWSGRTSDDFLGQPEEVDIRTSYLMCGEDQVPLGRLHISLEPRSLVETDEPYYRFVLSARGAPLEPTIKAVGDFSDFARQYVIRAFASFTSKKAHKVWRRIDDT; encoded by the coding sequence GTGAGCGCATCACTGCCAGAGTGGCCTGCTAAAAAACCAGATTTTGAAAGTCCTCCTGTAAGCGAGGTTGCAATTTCTGTGCAATTTGAGCCAATTCAAGGCTTGAACCCCTTTCACATTGGCCGACTTTGGGAAGAAAGTTATCGCAAACAGTACCCGAGTGCTGAGCAAAAAGCTCCACTTCCCTATGTAATTGAAAAGTTTGGCAAGCCCGAGAAGGGGGAAACAGGAATATCAATTCTGCAAGGTGTTCCCCCAGTTCGACACTGGTTTTATAACAAAAAGGGCACTGAATTAATTCAAATTCAAAATGATAAATTTGTATTTAATTGGAGACAGACAAAAAAACGCGAAAAATACCCTAGGTACGAAGATGTCATCAAAAAGTATAAACGCCATTTAAAGAAGTTTATTGCATTCTTAAAAGCCAATGAAATCGGTGAGCTTGTGCCCAATCAATGTGAAGTCACATATGTTAATGCGGTTGGACGGGAAACTGGTGCCAGTAGCCATGCCAAAGTAGCAGACTTTATCGCCCCTTGGTCAGGGAGGACGTCTGACGACTTCCTCGGCCAGCCAGAAGAAGTGGACATTCGCACGTCCTACTTGATGTGTGGGGAAGATCAGGTGCCCCTTGGACGTTTGCACATTTCGTTAGAACCTAGGTCGTTGGTGGAGACGGATGAGCCGTACTATAGATTTGTGTTATCGGCTCGGGGGGCACCGTTGGAGCCAACGATCAAGGCCGTTGGTGACTTTTCGGACTTTGCTCGCCAGTATGTGATTCGAGCGTTTGCTTCGTTTACTTCTAAAAAAGCGCACAAGGTATGGAGGCGTATAGATGACACATGA
- the fabD gene encoding ACP S-malonyltransferase encodes MARALVFPGQGSQAVGMGKELYDAFPAAKAVFDEVDDALGEKLSDTIFNGPEDQLVLTANTQPALMAVSLATFAVLKDKGFDLATQAAYVAGHSLGEYSALAAAGTFSVGDAAKLLRTRGAAMQAAVPVGEGAMAALLGLDWDTAAAAAAEAATDTEVCQCANDNADGQVVISGSKAAVERAAVIAKEKGAKRAVMLPVSAPFHCSLMQPAADAMEEALSNATMNAPVVPVIANVTVEPTTDPEEIKKLLVQQVTGTVRWRETMTKMESLGVDQLVEVGAGKVLSGLVRRNKAIEGSNIATPDDIEAFLGAL; translated from the coding sequence ATGGCACGTGCATTGGTTTTTCCGGGGCAAGGTTCACAAGCTGTCGGCATGGGTAAAGAGCTCTATGACGCTTTTCCCGCCGCGAAGGCTGTTTTTGACGAAGTGGATGACGCGTTGGGCGAAAAGCTGTCCGACACCATCTTTAACGGTCCCGAAGACCAATTGGTGCTGACCGCCAACACCCAGCCCGCCTTGATGGCTGTGTCCTTGGCGACGTTTGCCGTTTTGAAAGACAAAGGCTTCGATCTGGCGACACAGGCCGCTTATGTGGCTGGGCATTCCTTGGGTGAGTATTCGGCCCTGGCTGCTGCGGGCACGTTCTCTGTCGGTGACGCGGCGAAACTGCTGCGCACCCGTGGTGCTGCGATGCAGGCTGCCGTTCCGGTGGGCGAGGGGGCCATGGCCGCCCTGTTGGGCCTGGATTGGGACACGGCTGCCGCCGCTGCTGCTGAGGCTGCCACCGACACCGAAGTCTGCCAATGCGCCAACGACAACGCCGACGGTCAAGTCGTGATCTCCGGCTCCAAGGCTGCGGTTGAACGCGCAGCTGTTATCGCCAAGGAAAAAGGTGCTAAGCGCGCCGTGATGCTGCCCGTCAGCGCCCCGTTCCACTGTTCTTTGATGCAGCCCGCAGCGGATGCGATGGAAGAAGCGCTGTCCAATGCGACCATGAACGCGCCTGTCGTTCCGGTCATCGCCAACGTCACCGTTGAGCCCACCACGGACCCGGAAGAAATTAAAAAGCTGTTGGTCCAGCAAGTCACGGGCACTGTGCGCTGGCGCGAAACCATGACCAAGATGGAAAGCTTGGGCGTGGATCAGCTGGTCGAAGTGGGTGCTGGCAAGGTTCTGTCGGGGCTGGTGCGCCGCAACAAAGCGATCGAGGGCTCCAACATCGCCACACCGGACGATATTGAGGCTTTCCTCGGCGCGCTCTAA
- the fabG gene encoding 3-oxoacyl-[acyl-carrier-protein] reductase, whose translation MFDLSGKKALVTGASGGIGGAIAKALHAQGADVALSGTREDALKALADELGERAHVTPARLGEEGAAEQLIADATEAMGGVDILINNAGLTRDTLAMRMKDEDWDMVLNVNLKSAFQLSRACLKGMMKARSGRIISITSIVGTTGNPGQANYCASKAGLVGMSKSLAQEVAARGITVNCVAPGFIATPMTEALNEKQTQAILGNIPSGAMGTAQDIASAVVYLASDEGNYVTGQTLHVNGGMAMI comes from the coding sequence ATGTTTGATTTGAGCGGTAAAAAAGCCCTGGTCACCGGCGCGTCCGGCGGCATCGGCGGGGCCATTGCCAAAGCTTTGCACGCCCAGGGCGCAGACGTTGCGCTGTCCGGCACACGCGAAGACGCGCTGAAGGCGTTGGCTGACGAACTGGGCGAACGCGCCCACGTCACGCCTGCGCGTTTGGGTGAAGAAGGTGCGGCGGAGCAATTGATCGCAGATGCGACCGAAGCCATGGGCGGCGTCGACATCTTGATCAACAACGCAGGCCTCACGCGTGACACCCTTGCCATGCGCATGAAGGACGAAGACTGGGACATGGTCTTGAACGTGAACCTGAAGTCTGCGTTCCAGCTGTCGCGGGCCTGCTTGAAGGGCATGATGAAGGCGCGCAGCGGGCGCATCATTTCCATCACGTCCATCGTCGGCACCACGGGTAACCCGGGCCAAGCCAACTATTGTGCGTCTAAGGCCGGTTTGGTGGGGATGTCCAAATCCTTAGCCCAAGAAGTCGCCGCGCGCGGCATCACGGTCAACTGTGTCGCCCCCGGTTTTATCGCGACGCCGATGACCGAAGCACTCAATGAGAAGCAAACGCAAGCCATTTTGGGCAACATTCCGTCGGGTGCCATGGGCACAGCGCAAGACATCGCCTCTGCGGTGGTTTATTTGGCCAGTGACGAAGGCAATTACGTCACGGGTCAGACCCTTCACGTCAACGGCGGAATGGCGATGATCTAA
- a CDS encoding acyl carrier protein, with amino-acid sequence MSDVADRVKKIVIEHLGVDESKVAENASFIDDLGADSLDTVELVMAFEEEFGCEIPDDAAEKILTIKDAIDFISANT; translated from the coding sequence ATGAGTGATGTCGCAGACCGCGTTAAGAAAATTGTGATCGAACACCTTGGCGTGGACGAATCCAAAGTTGCTGAAAACGCAAGCTTCATTGACGACCTGGGCGCAGACAGCCTGGACACCGTTGAATTGGTTATGGCTTTTGAAGAAGAGTTCGGTTGCGAAATCCCTGACGATGCCGCCGAAAAAATCCTGACCATCAAGGATGCTATCGACTTTATCTCCGCGAACACCTAA